A genomic region of Antennarius striatus isolate MH-2024 chromosome 2, ASM4005453v1, whole genome shotgun sequence contains the following coding sequences:
- the sema3bl gene encoding sema domain, immunoglobulin domain (Ig), short basic domain, secreted, (semaphorin) 3bl isoform X2 translates to MRQLCSPPAALQPHPHPGLWYRCLPAHVCLCQCGAQRGGGELYTGLKADFLGRDSVIFRSMGGRSTMRTETDHKLLHDPRFIAAHLIPDNDDRDNDKVYFFFTEKATEAEDREEAIHTRVGRVCANDVGGQRVLVNKWSTFIKARLVCSVPGPHGIDTHFNQLEDVFLLRTKDERNPDVYAIFSTISNVFQGFAVCVYRMADIREAFNGPFAHKEGPDYQWGVYEGRVPYPRPGVCPSKITNQPGREFGSTKDFPDSVLQFTRNHPLMWQPVHPAFRQPVLVKANIPYKLKQIVVDRVEAEDGQYDVMFIGTDIGTVLKVIALYSRNSLETEEVTLEELQVFKVSTPITSMEISVKRQAVFVGSSEGVAQVKLHHCESYGKACAECCLARDPYCAWDGSLCARYVPNSKRRYRRQDIRHGNPVLQCMDQNQSDEFEMTEERVVYATESNSTFLECIPRSPQATVTWLIQRDDRKEEVKLDDRVMSTEQGLLFRRLFHQDEGVYICCSREHGFTQTLVRFTLEILQAETVDELMARDKAGLSDSYKERSTGGFRPWMPCNSYSRAGPSSQFGQSRMWFKDIMQLIGSSNLPHVEEYCERMWCNDKLRRKHKSMLEKYRQAQESARKARSKSSSERNRMPRDLSIWGE, encoded by the exons GGGGAGAGCTGTATACAGGACTGAAGGCTGATTTTTTAGGCAGAGACTCTGTGATCTTCAGAAGTATGGGAGGTCGATCCACTATGAGGACAGAGACTGACCACAAATTACTCCATG ACCCCAGGTTCATCGCTGCCCACCTAATCCCAGACAATGACGACAGAGACAATGATaaagtgtatttcttcttcACTGAAAAAGCCACGGAGGCAGAGGACAGGGAAGAGGCTATACATACACGTGTTGGACGAGTGTGTGCG AATGATGTTGGAGGTCAGAGAGTGCTGGTGAACAAATGGAGTACCTTCATTAAAGCCAGACTGGTCTGCTCTGTGCCGGGACCTCACGGCATCGACACACACTTCAACCAACTCG AAGatgttttcctgctgaggaccaagGATGAAAGGAACCCAGATGTCTATGCGATCTTCAGTACCATCAG TAATGTGTTCCAAGGGTTTGCTGTATGTGTATACCGTATGGCTGACATCAGAGAAGCCTTCAATGGACCTTTTGCCCATAAAGAGGGTCCAGATTACCAGTGGGGGGTCTATGAAGGCAGGGTTCCTTATCCAAGACCAGGAGTG TGCCCGAGCAAAATCACCAACCAGCCCGGCAGAGAGTTTGGAAGCACCAAAGACTTCCCTGATTCAGTGCTACAGTTCACACGCAACCATCCCTTGATGTGGCAGCCGGTTCATCCTGCCTTTCGCCAACCTGTGCTTGTAAAGGCAAACATTCCTTACAAGCTAAAGCAAATCGTAGTGGACCGGGTGGAGGCAGAAGATGGCCAATATGACGTTATGTTCATCGGTACAG ACATTGGTACAGTATTAAAGGTGATTGCCCTTTATAGTAGGAACAGTCTAGAGACAGAAGAGGTCACACTGGAGGAACTTCAAGTTTTTAAA GTGTCAACTCCAATTACGTCAATGGAAATATCTGTAAAAAGA CAAGCCGTCTTTGTGGGCTCTTCAGAAGGAGTGGCACAAGTGAAGCTGCATCACTGTGAGAGTTATGGGAAAGCCTGTGCTGAGTGCTGCCTGGCAAGAGACCCATACTGCGCCTGGGATGGATCACTGTGTGCACGATATGTACCCAACAGCAAACGTCGCTACCGCAGACAGGACATTAGACATGGCAACCCTGTGCTGCAGTGCATGGATCAGAATCAGAGTG ACGAGTTTGAGATGACAGAGGAGAGAGTGGTGTATGCGACAGAGAGCAACAGCACCTTCCTAGAATGTATTCCTCGCTCTCCACAAGCTACCGTTACTTGGCTCATTCAACGTGATGACCGTAAGGAAGAG GTGAAACTAGATGATCGTGTGATGTCTACAGAGCAAGGCCTCCTTTTTCGCCGTCTCTTCCACCAGGATGAAGGAGTGTACATCTGCTGCTCCCGAGAGCATGGCTTCACACAGACCCTCGTCCGCTTCACCCTCGAAATCCTCCAAGCAGAGACGGTTGATGAACTCATGGCACGAGACAAGGCTGGCCTTTCTGACTCATACAAAGAACGGTCAACAGGTGGCTTTAGGCCCTGGATGCCTTGTAACTCTTACAGCAGGGCCGGCCCTTCAAGCCAATTTGGCCAGTCGCGTATGTGGTTCAAGGACATCATGCAGCTGATCGGGTCATCAAACCTGCCACATGTGGAAGAGTACTGTGAGAGAATGTGGTGCAATGACAAGCTGAGAAGGAAACATAAGAGCATGTTGGAGAAATATCGCCAGGCGCAGGAGAGTGCCAGGAAAGCTCGCAGCAAGAGCTCCAGTGAACGTAACAGGATGCCAAGGGATCTCAGCATTTGGGGGGAGTAA